In the Streptomyces sp. cg36 genome, one interval contains:
- a CDS encoding ABC transporter ATP-binding protein encodes MSDLNKTGAAVGEPVTERPADAGDAFLSVRDLRIHFDTDDGLVKSVDGVSFDIKPGQTLGIVGESGSGKSVTSLGLMGLHRSANAKISGEVWLDGEELIGADPDHVRKLRGRKMAMIFQDPLSAMHPYYTVGAQIVEAYRAHHQVAKKVARTRAIEMLDRVGIPEPGKRVDSYPHEFSGGMRQRAMIAMALVNNPELLIADEPTTALDVTVQAQILDLIRDLQKEFGSAVIMITHDLGVVAEMADNLLVMYGGRCVERGPSEQVFYEPQHPYTWGLLGSMPRIDREETDRLIPVKGQPPSLINVPSGCAFNPRCPYADVPKDNVTRTVRPELQQWDGAEGHFSACHMSQEERTRIWTEEIAPKL; translated from the coding sequence GTGAGCGACCTGAACAAGACCGGCGCGGCCGTCGGCGAGCCGGTGACCGAGCGCCCCGCCGACGCCGGGGACGCCTTCCTGTCCGTACGGGACCTGCGCATCCACTTCGACACCGACGACGGCCTGGTCAAGTCCGTCGACGGCGTCAGCTTCGACATCAAGCCCGGCCAGACCCTCGGCATCGTGGGCGAGTCCGGCTCCGGCAAGTCGGTGACCTCGCTCGGGCTGATGGGGCTGCACCGCAGCGCCAACGCCAAGATCTCCGGCGAGGTGTGGCTGGACGGCGAGGAGCTGATCGGCGCCGACCCCGACCACGTGCGCAAGCTGCGCGGCCGGAAGATGGCGATGATCTTCCAGGACCCGCTCTCCGCGATGCACCCCTACTACACGGTGGGCGCGCAGATCGTGGAGGCGTACCGGGCCCACCACCAGGTCGCCAAGAAGGTCGCCCGCACCCGGGCGATCGAGATGCTCGACCGGGTCGGCATCCCCGAGCCCGGCAAGCGCGTCGACTCCTATCCGCACGAGTTCTCCGGCGGCATGCGCCAGCGCGCGATGATCGCGATGGCGCTGGTCAACAACCCGGAGCTGCTGATCGCGGACGAGCCGACCACCGCCCTGGACGTCACCGTCCAGGCGCAGATCCTGGACCTGATCCGGGACCTGCAGAAGGAGTTCGGCTCCGCCGTCATCATGATCACGCACGATCTGGGCGTGGTCGCGGAGATGGCGGACAACCTCCTGGTGATGTACGGCGGCCGGTGCGTCGAGCGCGGCCCGTCCGAGCAGGTCTTCTACGAGCCCCAGCACCCCTACACCTGGGGCCTGCTCGGTTCGATGCCGCGCATCGACCGGGAGGAGACGGACCGGCTGATCCCCGTCAAGGGCCAGCCGCCGTCGCTGATCAACGTGCCGTCCGGCTGTGCCTTCAACCCGCGCTGCCCGTACGCGGACGTGCCCAAGGACAACGTCACGCGCACCGTGCGTCCCGAACTCCAGCAGTGGGACGGCGCCGAGGGCCACTTCTCGGCCTGCCACATGTCGCAGGAGGAGCGGACCCGTATCTGGACCGAAGAGATTGCGCCGAAGCTGTGA
- a CDS encoding ABC transporter permease, which produces MAAYIIRRVFGAVLLLLIVSAVTFAIYFLVPRLAGQTMDQLAAQYVGKDANASAIAAVKKNLGFDQPLYEQYWHFLKQIFVGATYKFGPDASVCHAPCFGYSFKNHVEVWPQLTERIPVTFSLAIGAAVIWLVSGVAVGVVSALKRGSLLDRFFMGVALAGVSLPIFFTGMLFLGLFTVQWPVWSGVNYVAFTDNPADWAWNLLIPWCSLAFLYSALYARLTRAGMLETMGEDYIRTARAKGLRERTVVGKHGLRAALTPIVTIFGMDFGLLVGGAVITEQVFSFQGLGFYAVDGVRNNDLPVVMGVTLVAAFFIVLCNLLVDLVYAAIDPRVRLS; this is translated from the coding sequence GTGGCTGCGTACATCATCCGACGCGTTTTCGGCGCGGTGCTCCTGCTGCTGATCGTCAGCGCGGTCACCTTCGCGATTTACTTCCTGGTGCCCCGGCTCGCCGGCCAGACGATGGACCAGCTGGCCGCCCAGTACGTGGGCAAGGACGCCAATGCCAGTGCGATCGCCGCGGTGAAGAAGAACCTCGGGTTCGATCAACCGCTCTACGAGCAGTACTGGCACTTCCTCAAGCAGATCTTCGTCGGCGCGACCTACAAGTTCGGTCCCGACGCCTCGGTCTGCCACGCCCCCTGCTTCGGCTACTCGTTCAAGAACCACGTCGAGGTCTGGCCGCAGCTGACCGAGCGCATCCCGGTCACCTTCTCGCTCGCCATCGGTGCGGCCGTCATCTGGCTGGTCTCCGGTGTCGCGGTGGGCGTGGTCTCCGCCCTCAAGCGGGGTTCGCTCCTGGACCGGTTCTTCATGGGTGTCGCCCTCGCCGGCGTCTCCCTCCCGATCTTCTTCACCGGCATGCTGTTCCTGGGCCTGTTCACGGTCCAGTGGCCGGTGTGGTCCGGGGTCAACTACGTGGCGTTCACGGACAATCCGGCCGACTGGGCCTGGAACCTCCTGATCCCCTGGTGCAGCCTCGCCTTCCTCTACTCCGCGCTCTACGCCCGGCTCACCCGGGCCGGAATGCTGGAGACCATGGGGGAGGACTACATCCGCACCGCCCGGGCCAAGGGCCTGCGGGAGCGGACCGTGGTCGGCAAGCACGGCCTGCGCGCCGCGCTCACCCCGATCGTCACCATCTTCGGCATGGACTTCGGTCTGCTCGTCGGCGGCGCGGTCATCACCGAGCAGGTCTTCTCCTTCCAGGGCCTCGGCTTCTACGCCGTCGACGGCGTCCGCAACAACGACCTCCCGGTCGTCATGGGCGTGACCCTGGTCGCCGCCTTCTTCATCGTTCTCTGCAATCTGCTGGTGGACCTGGTGTACGCCGCGATCGACCCCAGGGTGAGGCTCTCGTGA
- a CDS encoding ABC transporter substrate-binding protein: MKTRKATVLIATAVALTLGATACNDSKDDKGDGGKGGKSVTDAALSQIVNKSDKKGGTATYAMSDVPDSLDPGNTYYGWVQNFSRLYGRTLTTFKPAAGKDGLTVVPDLAESLGKASPDAKTWTYTLKKGLKFEDGTPITSKDVKYAVERSNFAPEALSNGPTYFKSHLVGGDKYQGPYKDKNPSGIASIETPDDNTIVFKLKDAFADFDYLATFSQTAPVPQAKDKGAAYVQHIVSSGPYKFESYEEGKGATLVRNAQWDPKTDPNRPALPDKISIRFKVNAVTVDNDLLADNLTVDAAGTGVSPQTQPKVLTSPKYKSQTDGSYAGATSYIGLNVNVAPFDNVHCRKAVQWGIDKASIQAAAGGAPKGDVASTLLPPTVNGYSKFNLYQTDGDKGDLAKAKDELKQCNQPNGFSTNLTARSDRPSEMAMATAVQASLKKLNINAEIKSFPAGKYFQNFAGNPQYVHDHKLGMIMTAWGADWPTGFGFLDQIINGSAIKPSGGNNVQELNDPAINKALNDAIANTDKAAREKAWGDIDKMVAENASAVPLIYRKNLLFRPTSATNVTVTQAYLGMYDYLLMGSSK; the protein is encoded by the coding sequence GTGAAGACGAGAAAAGCGACCGTTCTGATCGCTACCGCCGTGGCGCTGACGCTGGGGGCCACCGCGTGCAACGACTCCAAGGACGACAAGGGCGACGGCGGCAAGGGCGGTAAGTCGGTCACCGACGCCGCGCTCAGCCAGATCGTGAACAAGTCCGACAAGAAGGGTGGCACGGCCACCTACGCGATGTCGGACGTGCCGGACTCGCTGGACCCGGGCAACACGTACTACGGCTGGGTGCAGAACTTCTCCCGCCTGTACGGCCGTACGCTCACCACGTTCAAGCCGGCCGCCGGCAAGGACGGCCTGACCGTGGTCCCGGACCTCGCGGAGTCGCTGGGCAAGGCCAGCCCCGACGCGAAGACCTGGACGTACACCCTGAAGAAGGGTCTGAAGTTCGAGGACGGCACGCCGATCACCTCGAAGGACGTCAAGTACGCCGTCGAGCGTTCGAACTTCGCCCCCGAGGCGCTGTCCAACGGCCCGACCTACTTCAAGTCGCACCTGGTGGGCGGCGACAAGTACCAGGGTCCGTACAAGGACAAGAACCCGAGCGGCATCGCGTCGATCGAGACCCCGGACGACAACACCATCGTCTTCAAGCTGAAGGACGCCTTCGCGGACTTCGACTACCTCGCGACCTTCTCGCAGACGGCCCCGGTGCCGCAGGCGAAGGACAAGGGCGCGGCGTACGTGCAGCACATCGTCTCCTCCGGCCCGTACAAGTTCGAGTCGTACGAGGAGGGCAAGGGCGCGACCCTCGTCCGCAACGCGCAGTGGGACCCGAAGACCGACCCGAACCGCCCGGCCCTGCCGGACAAGATCAGCATCCGGTTCAAGGTCAACGCGGTCACCGTCGACAACGACCTGCTCGCGGACAACCTGACGGTCGACGCGGCCGGCACCGGTGTCTCGCCGCAGACCCAGCCGAAGGTCCTGACCAGCCCCAAGTACAAGTCGCAGACGGACGGTTCGTACGCCGGCGCGACCTCGTACATCGGTCTGAACGTCAACGTCGCCCCGTTCGACAACGTCCACTGCCGCAAGGCCGTCCAGTGGGGCATCGACAAGGCGTCGATCCAGGCCGCCGCGGGTGGCGCGCCCAAGGGTGACGTCGCCTCGACGCTGCTGCCGCCGACCGTCAACGGCTACAGCAAGTTCAACCTGTACCAGACCGACGGCGACAAGGGCGACCTGGCCAAGGCCAAGGACGAGCTCAAGCAGTGCAACCAGCCGAACGGGTTCTCGACCAACCTGACGGCCCGCTCCGACCGCCCGTCCGAGATGGCCATGGCCACCGCGGTCCAGGCGTCGCTGAAGAAGCTCAACATCAACGCCGAGATCAAGTCCTTCCCGGCGGGCAAGTACTTCCAGAACTTCGCGGGCAACCCGCAGTACGTGCACGACCACAAGCTCGGCATGATCATGACCGCGTGGGGTGCCGACTGGCCGACCGGCTTCGGCTTCCTGGACCAGATCATCAACGGCTCGGCCATCAAGCCGTCCGGTGGCAACAACGTCCAGGAGCTGAACGACCCGGCGATCAACAAGGCGCTGAACGACGCCATCGCCAACACGGACAAGGCCGCCCGTGAGAAGGCGTGGGGCGACATCGACAAGATGGTCGCCGAGAACGCCTCCGCCGTGCCGCTGATCTACCGCAAGAACCTGCTGTTCCGCCCGACGTCGGCCACCAACGTCACCGTCACCCAGGCGTACCTCGGTATGTACGACTACCTGCTGATGGGTTCCTCCAAGTAA
- a CDS encoding ABC transporter permease has protein sequence MTAPLETTGSAAEVPPEAVLTGAKQSQIEGRSLGQIAWTRFKRDKLAVAGGVVVVLLILLAVLSKPIQWAFGMDPNEFHQDLIDPALLAPKGSWGGMSWEHPLGVDPQYGRDILSRIIEGSWVSLLVAGGATLLSVVIGVIMGVTAGFYGGWADTLISRAMDVFLAFPLLLFAISISASLQDGAFGLTGLPLRISVLIFVIGFFSWPYMGRIVRAQTLSLREREFVEAAKSLGARGPFILVRELLPNLVAPILVYATLLIPTNILFEAGLSFLGVGISPPQASWGGMLTTATDLYEADPQYMIVPGLAIFITVLAFNLLGDGLRDALDPRGK, from the coding sequence GTGACCGCACCGCTAGAGACCACCGGATCGGCTGCCGAGGTGCCGCCGGAGGCAGTACTCACGGGGGCCAAGCAGAGCCAGATCGAGGGCCGTTCGCTCGGACAGATCGCCTGGACGCGCTTCAAGCGCGACAAGCTCGCGGTCGCCGGTGGCGTCGTCGTCGTCCTGCTCATCCTGCTCGCCGTTCTCTCCAAGCCCATCCAGTGGGCGTTCGGGATGGATCCGAACGAGTTCCACCAGGATCTGATCGACCCGGCCCTGCTGGCCCCCAAGGGCTCCTGGGGCGGCATGAGTTGGGAACACCCGCTGGGTGTCGACCCGCAGTACGGGCGCGACATCCTGTCCCGGATCATCGAGGGCTCCTGGGTCTCGCTGCTCGTCGCGGGCGGCGCCACCCTGCTCTCCGTGGTCATCGGCGTGATCATGGGCGTCACCGCAGGCTTCTACGGCGGCTGGGCGGACACCCTGATCAGCCGGGCGATGGACGTCTTCCTGGCGTTCCCGCTCCTGCTGTTCGCCATCTCGATCTCCGCGTCCCTCCAGGACGGGGCGTTCGGACTGACCGGGCTGCCCCTGCGGATCAGCGTGCTGATCTTCGTGATCGGCTTCTTCAGCTGGCCGTACATGGGGCGCATCGTCCGGGCCCAGACGCTCAGCCTGCGCGAACGCGAGTTCGTGGAGGCGGCCAAGAGCCTGGGCGCCCGCGGCCCGTTCATCCTGGTCCGGGAGCTCCTGCCGAACCTGGTCGCACCGATCCTGGTCTACGCCACGCTCCTGATCCCCACGAACATCCTCTTCGAGGCGGGACTCAGCTTCCTGGGCGTCGGCATCTCGCCGCCGCAGGCGTCGTGGGGCGGAATGCTCACCACCGCGACCGACCTCTACGAGGCGGACCCGCAGTACATGATCGTGCCGGGCCTGGCGATCTTCATCACGGTCCTGGCGTTCAACCTGCTGGGCGACGGGCTGCGAGACGCCCTCGACCCGCGAGGCAAGTAA
- a CDS encoding enhanced serine sensitivity protein SseB C-terminal domain-containing protein, producing MSASGTAAAGQVEHMLRQVAPGRYDAYEGLLHALADPSAGRLWMLLWHGRPGAPDAQYGNMEVDGVCYAPCATSPQELAASGWNRSSEVVTGRDIARALYPDRYGIWLNPHAPGGGVGIPWPDLRRIATGLERMPAGPLRISEPALDIPQFYALLAQHAHRTPAVRALRRAWVQPAVGVAYLAIGLDLYDTGRQAVDSVRAMMQQSVGAVPDGLAVSTVAMSDEYDPVGMWLRARGRPFYDREAHAAPVAPAGGYGYPPAAPRAY from the coding sequence GTGAGTGCGTCAGGCACCGCGGCGGCCGGGCAGGTCGAGCACATGCTGCGCCAGGTGGCCCCCGGACGCTACGACGCGTACGAGGGACTGCTGCACGCCCTCGCCGACCCCTCGGCCGGACGGCTCTGGATGCTGCTCTGGCACGGCCGCCCCGGCGCCCCGGACGCCCAGTACGGGAACATGGAGGTCGACGGCGTCTGCTACGCGCCCTGCGCGACCTCGCCCCAGGAGCTCGCCGCCAGCGGCTGGAACCGCTCCTCCGAGGTCGTCACCGGCCGTGACATCGCCCGTGCCCTCTACCCGGACCGCTATGGGATCTGGCTGAATCCGCACGCCCCCGGCGGCGGCGTCGGCATCCCCTGGCCGGATCTGCGCCGGATCGCCACCGGCCTGGAGCGGATGCCCGCGGGACCGCTGCGGATCAGCGAACCCGCCCTGGACATCCCGCAGTTCTACGCCCTGCTCGCGCAGCACGCGCACCGCACCCCGGCCGTCCGCGCGCTGCGCCGCGCCTGGGTGCAGCCCGCCGTCGGGGTGGCGTATCTGGCCATCGGTCTGGACCTCTACGACACCGGACGCCAGGCCGTGGACTCGGTACGCGCGATGATGCAGCAGTCCGTGGGCGCGGTGCCGGACGGGCTCGCGGTGTCCACGGTGGCCATGTCCGACGAATACGACCCGGTCGGAATGTGGCTGCGCGCCCGGGGACGTCCGTTTTACGACCGCGAGGCGCACGCCGCTCCGGTCGCCCCGGCCGGCGGCTACGGCTACCCCCCGGCCGCCCCGCGCGCCTACTGA
- a CDS encoding enhanced serine sensitivity protein SseB has protein sequence MEFPHPHGGGGWPGNELEEALAAALGNPTAGPRLIEVLGRNPVWVPLPNGGGRDSRDLDLPTMEIEGAPYVPVYSSEQQFLQCVGPHMSFAVAPAVEFARGLPPQLGIALNPEGAVGVPLPPPAVAQLCRTGRTALDGPATGARVRLYEPDWQDDPVDFLTAAAAEFDATGVVRTARRALASIEGDTPTLFVGVEFSTWDGAGRNAPMEALGRALGRAAVPWPVNLVLLDVAQDPVGDWMRDRVRPFYTRAAPQ, from the coding sequence ATGGAATTCCCGCATCCGCACGGCGGCGGCGGCTGGCCCGGCAACGAGCTGGAGGAGGCCCTGGCCGCGGCCCTGGGCAACCCGACGGCGGGCCCTCGCCTGATAGAGGTACTCGGCCGCAACCCGGTCTGGGTCCCGCTGCCCAACGGCGGCGGTCGCGACAGCCGTGACCTGGACCTGCCCACGATGGAGATCGAGGGCGCGCCCTACGTCCCCGTCTACAGCTCCGAGCAGCAGTTCCTCCAGTGCGTCGGCCCGCACATGTCGTTCGCGGTCGCGCCCGCCGTGGAGTTCGCCCGCGGGCTGCCGCCGCAGCTGGGCATCGCGCTGAACCCCGAGGGCGCCGTCGGCGTACCGCTGCCGCCGCCCGCCGTGGCCCAGCTGTGCCGCACCGGGCGGACCGCGCTGGACGGGCCCGCCACCGGCGCCCGGGTGCGGCTGTACGAGCCGGACTGGCAGGACGACCCCGTCGACTTCCTGACCGCCGCCGCCGCCGAGTTCGACGCCACCGGCGTGGTGCGCACCGCCCGCCGCGCGCTCGCCTCCATCGAGGGGGACACCCCGACGCTCTTCGTCGGCGTGGAGTTCTCCACCTGGGACGGGGCCGGGCGCAACGCGCCCATGGAGGCGCTGGGCCGCGCGCTGGGGCGGGCCGCCGTGCCCTGGCCGGTCAACCTGGTGCTGCTGGACGTGGCGCAGGACCCGGTGGGCGACTGGATGCGCGACCGCGTGCGCCCCTTCTACACGCGCGCCGCCCCCCAGTAG
- a CDS encoding AAA family ATPase, producing the protein MTVHEQRTAALGGAVPAQRDRAAHGAAAVVRDLRGRGRRTPRTLRFAEGDVVVVSGLPGSGKTTLLRQAAPGLGIDSQDTRRAWEARLPGVPYALYRPVARIAHFLRMHRALRAGEGLVVHDCGTHSWVRWSLARRAARGGRALHLVLLDVSPETALAGQVARGRKVSAYAFARHARAVPRLVDAVAGGRLPRGVASAVLLDREAAREVARIAFGPGGPRR; encoded by the coding sequence ATGACGGTTCACGAACAGCGGACGGCGGCGCTCGGCGGAGCGGTGCCCGCCCAGCGGGACCGCGCCGCGCACGGCGCCGCCGCGGTGGTGCGGGACCTGCGCGGGCGCGGGCGCCGCACGCCCCGCACCCTGCGGTTCGCCGAGGGGGACGTGGTGGTGGTCTCCGGGCTGCCCGGCAGCGGCAAGACGACGCTGCTGCGCCAGGCCGCGCCCGGCCTCGGCATCGACTCCCAGGACACCCGCCGGGCCTGGGAGGCACGGCTGCCGGGAGTCCCCTACGCGCTGTACCGGCCGGTGGCCCGCATCGCCCACTTCCTGCGGATGCACCGGGCGCTGCGGGCGGGCGAGGGCCTGGTCGTGCACGACTGCGGCACCCACTCCTGGGTGCGCTGGTCGCTGGCCCGGCGGGCGGCCCGGGGCGGGCGGGCCCTCCATCTGGTGCTGCTGGACGTGTCGCCCGAGACCGCGCTGGCCGGCCAGGTGGCCCGGGGCCGCAAGGTCTCCGCGTACGCCTTCGCCCGCCATGCCAGGGCCGTGCCCCGGCTGGTCGACGCGGTGGCCGGGGGGCGGCTGCCCCGGGGCGTGGCCTCGGCGGTGCTGCTCGACCGGGAGGCGGCGCGCGAAGTGGCGAGGATCGCCTTCGGGCCGGGCGGCCCCCGGCGCTAA
- the gcvT gene encoding glycine cleavage system aminomethyltransferase GcvT, which produces MSNAPRLTALDALHRSLGATMTDFAGWDMPLRYGSERDEHTAVRTRAGLFDLSHMGEITVTGPQAVQALDYALVGNMSTIGVGRARYTMICQEDGGIVDDLIVYRLGEHEYMVVANAGNAQVVLDAITERAAAFDAEVRDDRDDYALLAIQGPESPAVLASLTDADLDGLKYYAGLPGTVAGVPALIARTGYTGEDGFELFVAPADAEKLWRALTDAGRDAGLVPCGLSCRDTLRLEAGMPLYGHELTTALTPFDAGLGRVVKFEKEGDFVGRAALEAAAERAAAKAPRKLVGLIAEGRRVPRAGFSVVADGQVVGEVTSGAPSVTLGKPIAMAYVDAAHAAPGTSGVGVDIRGTHEAYEVVALPFYKRQK; this is translated from the coding sequence ATGAGCAACGCCCCCCGTCTCACCGCCCTCGACGCGCTGCACCGTTCGCTGGGCGCGACCATGACCGACTTCGCCGGCTGGGACATGCCGCTGCGGTACGGCAGCGAGCGCGACGAGCACACCGCCGTCCGCACCCGGGCCGGCCTCTTCGACCTCTCCCACATGGGCGAGATCACGGTCACCGGCCCGCAGGCCGTGCAGGCGCTGGACTACGCGCTGGTCGGCAACATGAGCACCATCGGCGTCGGCCGCGCCCGCTACACCATGATCTGCCAGGAGGACGGCGGCATCGTGGACGACCTGATCGTCTACCGCCTCGGCGAGCACGAGTACATGGTCGTCGCCAACGCCGGGAACGCCCAGGTGGTGCTGGACGCGATCACCGAGCGCGCCGCCGCCTTCGACGCCGAGGTCCGCGACGACCGCGACGACTACGCGCTGCTCGCCATCCAGGGCCCCGAGTCCCCGGCCGTCCTGGCCTCGCTCACCGACGCCGACCTGGACGGCCTGAAGTACTACGCGGGCCTGCCCGGCACCGTGGCCGGCGTCCCGGCACTGATCGCCCGGACGGGCTACACCGGCGAGGACGGCTTCGAGCTCTTCGTGGCCCCGGCCGACGCGGAGAAGCTGTGGCGGGCGCTCACCGACGCGGGCCGGGACGCGGGCCTGGTGCCGTGCGGCCTGTCCTGCCGCGACACCCTGCGCCTGGAGGCGGGCATGCCGCTGTACGGGCACGAGCTGACCACCGCGCTCACCCCGTTCGACGCGGGGCTCGGCCGGGTGGTGAAGTTCGAGAAGGAGGGGGACTTCGTGGGCCGCGCCGCCCTGGAGGCCGCCGCCGAGCGCGCCGCCGCCAAGGCCCCGCGCAAGCTGGTCGGTCTGATCGCCGAGGGCCGCCGGGTGCCGCGCGCCGGGTTCTCCGTCGTCGCGGACGGCCAGGTCGTCGGCGAGGTGACCTCGGGCGCCCCGTCCGTCACCCTCGGCAAGCCGATCGCCATGGCGTACGTGGACGCCGCCCACGCCGCACCGGGCACCTCCGGCGTCGGCGTCGACATTCGCGGTACGCATGAGGCGTACGAGGTGGTGGCGCTGCCGTTCTACAAGCGCCAGAAGTGA
- the gcvH gene encoding glycine cleavage system protein GcvH, producing the protein MSNPQQLRYSKEHEWLSGAEDGVSTVGITEHAANALGDVVFVQLPEVGDTVTAGETCGELESTKSVSDLYSPVTGEVVAANQDVVDDPSLVNSAPFEGGWLFKVRVSDEPGDLLSADEYTAFAGS; encoded by the coding sequence ATGAGCAACCCCCAGCAGCTGCGCTACAGCAAGGAGCACGAGTGGCTGTCGGGCGCCGAGGACGGCGTCTCGACGGTCGGCATCACGGAGCACGCGGCCAACGCGCTCGGTGACGTCGTGTTCGTCCAGCTCCCGGAGGTCGGTGACACGGTGACCGCGGGCGAGACCTGCGGCGAGCTGGAGTCGACCAAGTCGGTCAGCGACCTCTACTCCCCCGTGACCGGCGAGGTCGTCGCGGCCAACCAGGACGTCGTCGACGACCCGTCGCTGGTGAACTCCGCCCCGTTCGAGGGCGGCTGGCTGTTCAAGGTGCGCGTCTCGGACGAGCCGGGCGACCTGCTCTCCGCCGACGAGTACACCGCGTTCGCAGGCAGCTGA